A window from Flavobacterium sp. 83 encodes these proteins:
- a CDS encoding DoxX family membrane protein, translating into MQKHSVNLMRISLAIIYVWFGTLKIFGMSPAGELVEQTVYWFKPEIFIPILGIGEVIIGLGLLIKRFIPYTIVLLLMHMAVTFFPIFILKTVCFDAFPYCPTLVGQYIIKNLILISGALVVAAKYNETYYAEMNSKLIIK; encoded by the coding sequence ATGCAAAAACACAGTGTCAATCTGATGCGAATTTCACTTGCTATAATATACGTCTGGTTTGGTACTTTGAAAATTTTCGGGATGAGTCCTGCAGGAGAATTAGTAGAACAAACTGTTTATTGGTTTAAACCCGAAATATTTATTCCAATTCTAGGTATTGGTGAAGTAATTATAGGTCTTGGATTACTCATAAAACGATTTATTCCTTACACAATTGTATTGCTATTGATGCATATGGCAGTTACCTTTTTTCCTATTTTTATTCTAAAAACAGTCTGTTTTGATGCTTTTCCCTACTGCCCTACTCTGGTTGGTCAATACATAATTAAAAATCTTATTTTAATTTCAGGAGCTCTTGTAGTTGCAGCAAAATACAATGAAACCTATTATGCCGAAATGAATTCGAAACTAATTATAAAATAA
- a CDS encoding GNAT family N-acetyltransferase translates to MKPIIYKRASSLDELEQIRTLQLQNSSQNISSEEKLQEGFVTVQHTVALLEQMNSACAHIIAKDNDIVVGFALVMLSSFRNEIEVLIPMFERIDGLVPKDKTFVVMGQICVDKNYRKQGIFRGLYHFYREELQHQFDYLITEVATINLRSMQAHESVGFKTIDHYEEDGTVWNIIAWDWT, encoded by the coding sequence ATGAAACCGATAATTTACAAAAGAGCATCAAGTCTAGATGAACTAGAACAAATTAGAACACTACAATTACAAAATAGTTCCCAAAACATAAGTTCTGAAGAAAAACTTCAAGAAGGATTTGTTACCGTACAACACACTGTTGCCCTATTAGAACAAATGAATTCAGCCTGTGCACATATTATTGCAAAAGACAATGATATCGTAGTAGGTTTTGCATTGGTGATGCTATCCAGCTTTAGAAACGAAATTGAGGTTCTTATACCCATGTTTGAAAGAATCGATGGATTAGTGCCCAAGGATAAAACATTCGTTGTAATGGGTCAAATTTGCGTAGATAAAAACTATAGAAAACAAGGAATATTTCGAGGTCTTTATCATTTTTACAGAGAGGAGCTGCAACATCAATTTGATTATTTAATCACCGAAGTTGCCACTATAAACCTTCGCTCCATGCAAGCACACGAATCCGTTGGTTTCAAAACAATCGATCATTATGAAGAAGATGGTACAGTTTGGAATATAATTGCTTGGGATTGGACATAA
- a CDS encoding F0F1 ATP synthase subunit epsilon: MLLEIVSPEAKLFSAEVTSVTLPGVDGSFQILNNHAPIVSILGKGVVKITASNFAFAKEVASKFTKLDDQNYTLAITSGTIEMKDNKVIILAD, encoded by the coding sequence ATGTTATTAGAAATAGTATCACCAGAAGCAAAATTATTTTCAGCAGAAGTGACTTCGGTTACATTGCCAGGAGTTGATGGAAGCTTTCAAATTTTGAATAACCACGCACCAATCGTTTCTATTTTAGGAAAAGGTGTTGTGAAAATTACAGCTTCTAATTTTGCTTTCGCAAAAGAAGTAGCCAGTAAATTCACAAAGCTAGATGATCAAAATTATACACTAGCAATCACTTCAGGAACAATTGAAATGAAAGATAATAAAGTTATTATTTTAGCGGACTAA